The following DNA comes from Candidatus Methanoperedens sp..
TATTTTGAGACGGTCGCATTTTTAATCAGGGCATCCTTCATGTGGATACCCGACTCACGGGCAGACATGGCGCACCGGCGCACGATCTCATGCGCCTCCTGCCTCCCAACCCCTTTTTTGCTAAGCTCGATCATAACAGCTTCGCCCATGTTCAAGCCATTGAGCATATTCAGGTTTTTCCTTATGTTCTCAGGGTAAAAGCGCAGGTTCTGTATTATACCTGTGGTAAGGCGTATTATATGGTCTGTGAGCACGCAGGATTCAGGGAATACCACGCGCTCGCACGAGGAATTAGTCAAATCGCGTTCATCCCAGAGGGTATTGTTCAGGAGCGCAGGCTCAACCATTGCCCTTATTATTCTTGCAAGTCCGCACACCTGTTCGGATTTAATTGGGTTGCGCTTATGAGGCATTGTGGAAGAACCCACCTGTTTCTTGCCAAAACTCTCCTCCACCTCTGCTATTTCGCTTCTTGCAAGGCTTCGTATCTCGATGCAGAGCTTATCAAGCGTGGTAGCGACATTTGCCATCCACATCACAAATTCAGCATGCCTGTCCCTCTGGATGATCTGGTTTGAAACATCCGCAGCTTCAATCCCGAGGAATTCCATTGTTTTTTTCTGTATCTCGATACCATTTTTTCCGAAAGCCGCCTGAGTGCCTACTGCGCCGCTCATCTTACCAGCAGTGGCGCGGGGCATTAACTGGTCAAGTCTGTCGATATGTCTGTCAATTTCCGATGCCCATATCGCAAAACGCAAGCCGTAGGTTGTCGGGATGCCGATCTGACCGTGGGTTCTGCCTGCACATACGGTATTCTTATGGGACAGTGCCGTGTCAAGAAGCACAGTTCGCAATTTGGCGGTCTCTTTTCGCAAAATCAAGCTTGCATCCTTTATCTGAAGCGCGGTTGCCGTGTCCAGAATGTCATTGGAAGTGGCGCCGAAATGAACCCATTTTCCCGCATCTTTTGACTGCTCGGTGAGCGCAAGAACCACAGCCATCACATCGTGGTGGATTTCATCCTCGATCTCCTTTACCCTGGCGAGTTTTACTTTGTCCGCGCCCAGTGCGATTTTCTCATCAATTTCTTTTGGGATATAGCCCACAAGTGCCTCGGCTTTTGCAAGGGCAGCTTCAACGGACAGCATTTTTTGGAGGCGTGTCTCTTCATTCCACACAGCCTTCATTTCAGGGCTGCCGTAGCGGTATTCAATGGGGTGGATTGCCATGGAAGTACTTATTGGCTCTATGATTAAAAGAAACTATCGCTGGCACATCATATCTGGATACCGAAAACTTTAAGCGATGCAAAACTTAATACATAATTTATAGGATTCCGAGCCTTTACAACCTTGGAATAAGCAGGGAGTAGCGTTAAGTACATTGTTCGTAACTATTCTGGCATGAGCCAGTGCACGAATGCATGCTTAGTTAACGCTGTATCTCGAATATTATCGCGTGATAGGAGCGGGGTCTGAAACGAATAAAAGGGAGGAAAAATAAATGAATAGAAAA
Coding sequences within:
- the purB gene encoding adenylosuccinate lyase, whose amino-acid sequence is MAIHPIEYRYGSPEMKAVWNEETRLQKMLSVEAALAKAEALVGYIPKEIDEKIALGADKVKLARVKEIEDEIHHDVMAVVLALTEQSKDAGKWVHFGATSNDILDTATALQIKDASLILRKETAKLRTVLLDTALSHKNTVCAGRTHGQIGIPTTYGLRFAIWASEIDRHIDRLDQLMPRATAGKMSGAVGTQAAFGKNGIEIQKKTMEFLGIEAADVSNQIIQRDRHAEFVMWMANVATTLDKLCIEIRSLARSEIAEVEESFGKKQVGSSTMPHKRNPIKSEQVCGLARIIRAMVEPALLNNTLWDERDLTNSSCERVVFPESCVLTDHIIRLTTGIIQNLRFYPENIRKNLNMLNGLNMGEAVMIELSKKGVGRQEAHEIVRRCAMSARESGIHMKDALIKNATVSKYMTESEILAIMNPDNYIGTAVEQVESLAAKLKKRT